One uncultured Caproiciproducens sp. DNA segment encodes these proteins:
- a CDS encoding helix-turn-helix domain-containing protein: protein MTKIQPVHKGNGLLPFPVIAAAAGGDAMAINLILKHFEGYIAKLSTKQYYDEYGNSHLFVDDDRRRRLETKLITQILNFEVE from the coding sequence ATGACTAAAATCCAACCTGTTCACAAAGGTAATGGACTTTTGCCTTTTCCTGTCATTGCGGCGGCAGCCGGTGGAGACGCTATGGCGATTAACCTCATATTGAAACATTTTGAGGGATATATAGCAAAGCTCTCTACCAAACAGTATTACGACGAGTACGGTAATTCGCATCTGTTCGTAGACGATGATAGACGTCGCAGGCTGGAAACAAAACTTATTACCCAAATCCTCAACTTTGAGGTAGAGTAA
- a CDS encoding transposon-encoded TnpW family protein, which yields MNQSIDKEKNEAPCLVREYKIGNTTYIVKAHSKADATEDAVSKVRRLILNDLRKQNVN from the coding sequence ATGAACCAGTCTATTGATAAGGAAAAAAACGAAGCACCTTGTCTGGTGCGTGAATATAAAATAGGAAATACAACTTATATAGTAAAGGCTCATTCAAAGGCTGACGCTACAGAGGACGCAGTATCAAAAGTAAGACGTCTGATTCTCAATGATCTGCGCAAACAAAATGTGAATTAA